Proteins found in one Vulpes vulpes isolate BD-2025 chromosome 13, VulVul3, whole genome shotgun sequence genomic segment:
- the LYNX1 gene encoding ly-6/neurotoxin-like protein 1, with the protein MGPLLPLFLVALVGLPLAQALDCHVCAYNGENCFNPVHCPAMVTYCMTTRTYYTPTRMKVSKSCVPRCFETVYDGYSKHASTTSCCQYDLCNGAGLAVPGTLALAPIFLATLWGLL; encoded by the exons ATGGGGCCCCTGCTACCCCTGTTCCTGGTGGCCCTGGTGGGCCTCCCGCTGG cccaggctcTGGACTGCCACGTGTGCGCCTACAATGGAGAGAACTGCTTCAACCCCGTCCACTGCCCGGCCATGGTCACCTACTGCATGACCACGCGCACTT ACTACACCCCGACTAGGATGAAGGTGAGCAAGTCCTGCGTGCCCAGATGCTTCGAGACCGTGTACGATGGTTACTCCAAGCACGCCTCTACCACCTCCTGCTGCCAGTACGACCTCTGTAACGGCGCTGGCCTCGCCGTCCCCGgaaccctggccctggcccccatATTCCTGGCTACCCTCTGGGGTCTGCTCTGa
- the SLURP2 gene encoding secreted Ly-6/uPAR domain-containing protein 2, whose protein sequence is MRLLLGLLLAAALSLEPARALSCHQCKGFGGCLHPSTCPWGSNYCVSIATRVPFSVIDMPLVTKSCYSGCPDIATLGLGPHVSIVCCQFSLCNTD, encoded by the exons ATGCGGCTGCTCCTCGGGCTCTTGCTGGCGGCCGCCTTGAGCCTGGAGCCGG CCCGAGCCTTGAGCTGTCACCAGTGCAAGGGCTTCGGAGGGTGCCTCCATCCGTCCACATGCCCCTGGGGCTCCAACTACTGCGTCAGCATCGCCACCC GAGTCCCCTTCAGCGTCATTGACATGCCTCTGGTGACCAAATCCTGCTACAGTGGCTGCCCCGACATCGCTACCCTGGGCCTTGGCCCCCACGTGTCCATCGTCTGCTGCCAGTTCAGCCTCTGCAACACCGACTGA